ATTATTTAATCCATCCAGGATGTTTATGTGCCATTTTTGTACTGTTGTTAAAGCTTAATGTCAATTCTTCTCGATTTTTGTGTGCACATGTTATGATTTTTCTCATGAAAATCGTTAAAAATCTGTGCTGTGTAGCATTATTTGTTACATCAATTGTATTAGAATGTTGCTGGTCGTATATTGACACAGAAGATTTTAGTCAAATCCTTATGAATAGAGGGGGCTAGGAACAAAAGTGAGGTTTGTTTTTAGGTTCTTCCCGTTAGTATTTTTTAAACAATTATCTGTCGCTTGAATGGTTGGTTTTTGTTAAATAAATGTTAACTTTTGTGCGTTTGGAAGCTGAAATTGGTTATAACAATAAATGCTTAATGGAGCTGAGTGAGCAAGCCCGTGAAAGAAAGAAAGTCAAGACCTGTTAATTTAGATTTACAGACTATCCGCTTTCCCATCACAGCTATAGCGTCAATTCTACACCGAGTCTCTGGTGTAATTACGTTTGTTGCGGTGGGTATATTACTTTGGTTACTGTCTATTTCCCTGTCATCCCCTGTAGGGTTCATGGAAGCTGCAAATATCGTTGATGGCTTTGTAGTGAAGTTTATCTTGTGGGCCATTCTGACTGCACTTGCGTATCACATTGCAGGAGGTATACGTCACCTCCTGATGGATCTAGGTCATTTTGAAGAGCTAGAGTCAGGAGCAATGAGTGCGAAAGTTGCTTTTGCTGCAACCGCAGTATTATCAGTATTGGCAGGAATTTTAGTATGGTAAAACACGTTTCTTCATTTGGTCGTAATGGCGTTCATGATTTCTTATTGATACGTGCGTCAGCAATCATTATGACCCTATACACGATTTATTTGGTTAGCTTTTGTGCTTTCTCTGATATCTCTTACGCATCATGGACTCAGTTTTTCGGTGGTACATTCACTAAGATCTTCACCATGTTGGCTCTTGTTTCTGTTCTGATCCACGCCTGGATTGGTATGTGGCAAGTATTCACTGACTATATCAAGTGCACAATATTACGTGGTGCGCTTCAACTTGGTGTTATCGCTGTACTATTCGGCTATGTCTTCTCTGGTCTATTTATTTTGTGGGGTGCGTAAGTGTCTATTCCAGTTCGTGAATTTGATGCCGTAGTAATCGGCGCTGGTGGTGCAGGCATGCGTGCGGCACTGCAAATCTCAGAGCAAGGCTTGTCCTGTGCTTTGTTGTCTAAAGTATTTCCAACTCGTTCTCATACTGTTTCTGCCCAAGGCGGAATCACGGTTGCACTTGGCAACTCACACAAGGATGATTGGCAATGGCACATGTACGATACCGTGAAAGGTTCAGACTACATCGGTGATCAGGATGCCATTGAATACATGTGTAAAAATGGCCCAGAGTCAGTCATTGAGCTTGAAAAGATGGGCCTACCATTTTCTCGCTTTGAGAACGGCTCTATTTACCAACGTCCGTTTGGTGGCCAATCGAAAGAATTTGGTGGTGAGCAAGCGGCTCGTACTGCTGCTGCGGCAGACCGTACTGGTCACGCACTGCTTCATACGCTTTACCAACAAAATGTGAAACACAAAACAACCATCTTCTCTGAGTGGTACGCACTCGACTTGGTGAAAAACCAAGATGGCGCGATCATGGGCTGTACTGCTATCTGTATGGAAACGGGCGAGATTTGTTACTTCAAATCGAAAGCAACTATCCTAGCAACAGGTGGCGCAGGTCGTATTTACGCCTCTACAACGAACGCTCACATCAATACTGGTGACGGTGTTGGTATGGCGCTGCGTGCAGGTGTTCCAATGCAAGACATGGAAATGTGGCAGTTCCACCCAACGGGTATCGCTGGCGCAGGTGTTCTTGTTACTGAAGGTTGTCGTGGTGAAGGTGGTTACCTTCTAAATAAAGACGGCGAGCGCTTTATGGAGCGTTATGCACCAAACGCGAAAGATCTCGCAGGTCGTGATGTCGTTGCGCGTTCAATGATGATTGAAATCCGAGAAGGTCGTGGTTGTGATGGCCCTTGGGGTCCACACATCAAACTAAAACTGGATCACCTTGGTAAAGATGTTCTTGAATCTCGTCTACCTGGTATCTGTGAACTTTCACGTACCTTTGCGCACGTGGATCCAGTGAAAGAGCCAATTCCAGTTATTCCAACGTGTCACTACATGATGGGTGGTGTTCCAACTCAGGTTTCTGGTCAAGCAATTAAGCAGACTACTGATGGCCGAGACGTTGAAGTTCAAGGTCTATACGCTTGTGGTGAGATCGCTTCGGTATCAGTACACGGTGCAAACCGTCTGGGTGGTAACTCGCTGCTTGATCTCGTGGTATTTGGTCGTGCAACGGGTCTACACCTTGGTGAAACCTTGGCTGCACAATCTGAAGCTCGCCCTGCAACCGAATCTGACATTGAAGCTTCTCTAGCACGTACTATGCGTTGGGAGAACAGCAAAGGCGGTGAAGACCCAGTTCAAATCCGTAAAGATCTACAATCTTGCATGCAAAACAACTTCTCGGTCTTCCGTGAAGGCGATGCAATGGCAACAGGCCTAGAAGAGCTAAAAGTGATTCGTGAGCGCCTACAAAATGCCCACCTTGCTGATAAGTCTTCTGAATTCAACACGCAGCGTATTGAGTGTCTAGAGCTGGATAACCTGATGGAAACAGCCTTCTCTACAGCTGTAGCAGCGAACTACCGTACAGAAAGCCGTGGTGCGCATGCTCGTTCTGATTTCACAG
This window of the Vibrio azureus genome carries:
- the sdhC gene encoding succinate dehydrogenase cytochrome b556 subunit — protein: MSKPVKERKSRPVNLDLQTIRFPITAIASILHRVSGVITFVAVGILLWLLSISLSSPVGFMEAANIVDGFVVKFILWAILTALAYHIAGGIRHLLMDLGHFEELESGAMSAKVAFAATAVLSVLAGILVW
- the sdhD gene encoding succinate dehydrogenase, hydrophobic membrane anchor protein; amino-acid sequence: MVKHVSSFGRNGVHDFLLIRASAIIMTLYTIYLVSFCAFSDISYASWTQFFGGTFTKIFTMLALVSVLIHAWIGMWQVFTDYIKCTILRGALQLGVIAVLFGYVFSGLFILWGA
- the sdhA gene encoding succinate dehydrogenase flavoprotein subunit: MSIPVREFDAVVIGAGGAGMRAALQISEQGLSCALLSKVFPTRSHTVSAQGGITVALGNSHKDDWQWHMYDTVKGSDYIGDQDAIEYMCKNGPESVIELEKMGLPFSRFENGSIYQRPFGGQSKEFGGEQAARTAAAADRTGHALLHTLYQQNVKHKTTIFSEWYALDLVKNQDGAIMGCTAICMETGEICYFKSKATILATGGAGRIYASTTNAHINTGDGVGMALRAGVPMQDMEMWQFHPTGIAGAGVLVTEGCRGEGGYLLNKDGERFMERYAPNAKDLAGRDVVARSMMIEIREGRGCDGPWGPHIKLKLDHLGKDVLESRLPGICELSRTFAHVDPVKEPIPVIPTCHYMMGGVPTQVSGQAIKQTTDGRDVEVQGLYACGEIASVSVHGANRLGGNSLLDLVVFGRATGLHLGETLAAQSEARPATESDIEASLARTMRWENSKGGEDPVQIRKDLQSCMQNNFSVFREGDAMATGLEELKVIRERLQNAHLADKSSEFNTQRIECLELDNLMETAFSTAVAANYRTESRGAHARSDFTERDDENWLCHSIYNPETEAMTKRDVNMSPVHREAFPPKVRTY